A single window of Dendropsophus ebraccatus isolate aDenEbr1 chromosome 5, aDenEbr1.pat, whole genome shotgun sequence DNA harbors:
- the LOC138792837 gene encoding coagulation factor VII-like — protein sequence MAFRGKKMSCTWIILMLMPLLTFGVFIQTKEANSLLRSRIRRANSIFEEFKAGSLERECYEEKCSFEEAREIFKDDRRTREFWRVHTDENQCLSNPCNNGGTCFDEYQLYMCICPEGYEGRNCEININDTLRCEYENGRCEQICHDTATIRRCSCMEGYALGEDETSCLPTVEYPCGQIPVHKKKISKGRIVGGEECPKGECPWQARVVLDRTAMTICGGTIIAPNWVVTAAHCVKPALVNKLTVVLGDHKISEAEGTEQERKVVQIIIHEKFVGAKTNNDNDIALLRLNSSVNYTDYVVPLCLPDIQFAVNELLHQSSFSIVSGWGRLLEGGATPDILRRVTLPRVMTQECIEKTKMNITANMFCAGFTDGSKDSCKGDSGGPYATKYKETYYLTGIVSWGLGCAKVNAYGVYTRVTRYTNWIMENLKQNSS from the exons ATGGCATTCAGAGGAAAGAAAATGTCATGTACCTGGATTATTCTGATGCTTATGCCTCTTCTTACATTTGGGG TTTTCATACAGACTAAAGAAGCCAACAGTCTGTTAAGGAGTCGAATACGGAGAGCTAACAGTATATTTGAAGAGTTCAAAGCAGGATCCCTGGAACGAGAGTGTTACGAAGAAAAATGTTCATTTGAGGAAGCCAGAGAAATCTTTAAGGATGACAGACGTACG AGAGAATTCTGGAGAGTACACACAG ATGAAAACCAGTGCCTTTCCAATCCTTGTAATAATGGTGGCACCTGCTTTGATGAATATCAactatacatgtgtatatgtcCTGAAGGATATGAGGGCAGAAACTGTGAAATAA ACATAAATGACACACTGAGGTGTGAATATGAGAATGGACGATGTGAGCAGATATGTCATGACACCGCCACAATACGACGTTGCTCATGTATGGAAGGGTATGCTCTAGGGGAAGATGAAACATCATGCCTTCCTACAG TGGAATATCCATGTGGACAGATACCAGTGCACAAAAAGAAAATATCAAAAGGTCGAATTGTTGGAGGTGAAGAGTGTCCAAAAGGGGAATGTCCATGGCAG GCTAGAGTGGTCTTAGACCGAACAGCCATGACAATCTGTGGAGGCACAATAATTGCACCAAACTGGGTAGTCACTGCTGCTCATTGCGTAAAACCTGCATTAGTAAATAAACTAACAGTCGTGCTTG GTGATCATAAGATTAGTGAAGCTGAAGGAACGGAACAAGAACGCAAAGTTGTTCAAATCATAATCCATGAAAAGTTTGTTGGGGCAAAAACAAACAACGATAATGACATAGCTCTCCTAAGGCTGAATAGCTCAGTAAATTATACGGATTACGTGGTTCCCTTATGCCTGCCGGACATCCAGTTTGCTGTAAATGAACTGTTGCACCAAAGCTCTTTCTCTATTGTAAGTGGTTGGGGTCGCCTTCTAGAAGGTGGAGCTACCCCTGACATACTTAGGAGGGTAACCTTGCCTCGTGTAATGACTCAAGAATGTATAGAAAAGACCAAAATGAATATTACTGCCAACATGTTTTGTGCAGGCTTTACGGATGGCAGTAAGGATTCTTGTAAGGGTGACAGTGGTGGGCCTTATGCTACAAAATATAAAGAAACCTATTACCTCACTGGCATTGTCAGCTGGGGTTTAGGATGTGCCAAGGTAAATGCATATGGGGTGTATACAAGAGTAACACGATATACAAATTGGATAATGGAGAATCTGAAGCAGAATTCCAGTTAA